The following are from one region of the Oncorhynchus tshawytscha isolate Ot180627B linkage group LG24, Otsh_v2.0, whole genome shotgun sequence genome:
- the dcakd gene encoding dephospho-CoA kinase domain-containing protein produces the protein MFLVGLTGGIASGKSTVSSLLRELGCPIIDADVVARKVVEPHSPAYCRIVKHFGPEILLVNGEIDRQKLGQLIFASEDKRRLLNSITHPEIHKAMLKQIFFFFLRGYRYVVLDVPLLFETRRLTRFLNHTVVVYCDPATQLSRLMNRDGLTQEQAEQRVAAQMPLNEKRGLASHVVENSGSREDTQRQVLRLHTKLEDSMEFLLARAIAIATAAGLGGLLLYAAKLLAS, from the exons ATGTTTTTGGTGGGGTTGACGGGAGGAATCGCCTCAGGGAAGAgcactgtgtcctctctgctgCGAGAGCTTGGCTGCCCCATTATCGATGCCGATGTGGTGGCTAGAAAAG TGGTGGAGCCCCACAGTCCGGCCTACTGCCGGATCGTGAAGCACTTTGGCCCCGAGATCCTGCTGGTAAATGGGGAGATCGACCGGCAGAAGCTGGGTCAGCTCATCTTCGCCAGCGAGGACAAGCGGCGCCTGCTTAACTCCATCACCCACCCAGAGATCCACAAGGCCATGCTCAAACAGATCTTCTTTTTCTTCCTCAGAG GTTATCGCTACGTGGTGCTAGACGTGCCCCTGCTCTTCGAGACGAGGCGTCTCACCCGCTTCCTTAACCACACTGTGGTGGTGTACTG TGACCCGGCCACCCAGCTGTCGCGCCTCATGAACCGGGACGGGCTGACCCAGGAGCAGGCGGAGCAGCGTGTGGCCGCCCAGATGCCCCTAAATGAGAAGCGGGGATTGGCCAGTCACGTGGTGGAAAACTCGGGCAGCCGCGAGGACACCCAGCGCCAGGTGCTGCGGTTGCACACCAAGCTCGAGGACTCTATGGAGTTCCTGCTGGCCAGGGCCATCGCCATAGCGACCGCTGCCGGCCTGGGCGGACTACTTCTATACGCCGCCAAATTGCTGGCGTCTTAG